The region AAATGATTTCTGAAGGGAAAcaggcagagaaaaatgaaagtgagAGTTAACAAAGATGTTCCCAGGAGACTGAAAATGGATTAACTTTCACTGACACACCACTAGGCAGGTGGGCCCCAAGATTATCTGCCTAACTACCCGCAGGTGTCCCCCCCATATCTTGTCCTACTGTGGGTGCTGCTGattgagagaaggaaagaaaaataatgagtaaATAAAGGTTCTCAAACATCTCAGGGTTTTTTCCCATGGAGGAAAGGGGGTTCTAATAGGTTCCTTAAAGACCCTAAACCCTAGAtaaggggttggcaaactacagctCTCAAGGCCCATGAGCCAAGAAAGTTTAAAACAAGAATACATGACAGAGACTGCATGTGGCCCACAATGCCTAAAATATTCACCATCCAGCCTCTTATAGCGAAAGTCTGCCAACCCCTGGGGGTTGTCTAGCTCACTTGGATAGGGTTTAATGGAGACAGGCTACCAAGGGCAGGTTATAAACTTACAGGAGTTTCTTCTCCACTTTATCTCTTTGGAAGAGGTAATTTCCATTACTATCTGCCCAGATGTCTCATCTAGCCAAGCATAATACAAgccaaaaataacacaaatttatcaAATGCCAGTCTCTTTAAAAAGCCAACAATTTAAACCATAAGAGTTTTATCATCGCAAAGCTCTCCCTCCTCTACATAATTCATCATACTTGGATGCGTGCCATCCTTTAAAACTTGGCTGTTAGGTCAAATAGAATCCTATGTCATTATTACCATATACCAGGATGGATAAGCACTCTTTGTGCTTTggttctgagacagggtctcactctgttgcttaggctggagtgcagtggtgcaatcacagctcactgcagccttgatctcccaagctcaagcgatcctcctgcctcagcctcccaaacagctgggactacaggcacatgccaccacacccggctaattttttttcttagtagagatgtggtctcactatgtggctcaggctggtctcaaactcctcggctcaagagatcctcccaaagtgttgagattacaggcatgaggcactgtgcccagccacataaGCACATTATTACTGTGGCACCATAAACGACAATTTTACAAAAATTCCAGTCAGCATGATACTAACAATAGACAgactaaagaaaaatgtattttgtacaGAATGATCATTCTTGCAGTCTTTGCAAATAAATTATTCCAGGGCAGTTAAAGGCAAAAATAACTCTCTAACTTATACCCACAAACCTTAAATCTGTCTCAGTAATGGTATCACCTAGACCACCGACATATAGCGTGGTGATAGTTTTATCCTCTGGTGGGTCCAGCCGAGGCATTGTTGAAGCCCGCTTTAGAAGCTTGTCAGCTACAGGATCATTGATTCCATAATATCGATCTTTAATATTCTGATCAGCAAGGGGGTCATCTGGATCTGTAGGCTTCTCATGTCTAtgattcaagaaaaaaagaaggcataAAGGTGAAACAAAGGTGAAAAAATGGTATCTTCCAAGAGTAGCTACATATTAAAGTCCTAGATACATATTCTGAAATGCCTTTTGAACTAGAAACTATGGTTTCTACCAAAATATAATTACCAAAATAGACCTAATACCAAGAGATTTACTGTATCACAGAAGGAATTCCTAGCCTCCTAAAAGCCACCCTTAGGCCATCTAGGATGCCAAACTTTCCTTATAAATAAATACTCTTGACATGATCCGCCCCCTCCTGTCCCCCCAGAAAGGGACACATGATTACCCCTCTCTAGGTCAATGATTCTTAACACATTTGGGGTGTTGTATTCCACTGAGAATCTGATTAAAGCTATGGACCTAGCCCCAGAGAAAGcacatacattattttttaggGGGTGGGGTTAACCAATCCCAAATTAAGAACTCCTAATCCAGATGCTTGGCAGTCTTAACCAAAACATACACACCCTTTAGAAGTCTGACCTTACTTTGACTTCAACCATACATTGAGAGTCAACTCATTTAAACCATGGCAGTGAAGATTTACTTCTCAGGTAGAAATGTTTAGGGTCAGCATCTATACTGTATGGCATAGCAATTTAGTTTCCAAGGCTCAATTGTAAGTAAAAACTACAATTTATTCATGCTCTTCTAAATTTCATAGTTCTAAGACATGAGATATACCACATTAGTTGTATGACTTTTAGATTTTAAAGCAGAAACAGTTTAAGCTAGGACCTCCCATTTCTTAGATGAGAAATCATCTGAAAGCAAATACTGAAAATGAGGCTCGGCTCTTGCCTGTATGgacattcctctcctctcttacACTCTCCTTTCACCCAGAAGGAGCAAATGTGGGGTCGATTCCTTTTGTAGTAGGGTGTGGTCCGGGCCAGTTTGAGCAGCATGTCACTGGTAGATGTGGCTTTCCCCAGCATGCCAACTGGCCGTGTTCCATCAGAGTTAGAAATCTAAGTGGGGATGacaaattcaaaagataaattataCAGACTGTGTCAATTCATTAGGATTTCTATCCAAAAAGTGGCAGCATACCTCTCTCTCCATATTCTGTGTATAGTACTCTTTGTTGACATCTGACTTTGGCATGTCATCTTTAAAAGACAATCCTGCGTCACGAACCTGGATGGGCAGGCCTGGtacaaaaaaagaggaagaagacctcagatgtattttaaaacatatccaTACTAACCATGCACACAGAATACATCatctttcccttctcctctttcCTATTTAGTACCAGAGACTTTACTATGTTTTTATTCAAACTCTTTAGCACCATCAGGTTACTTCTGCTACACAGCATGCTAAGAAATTGTCCAAATTCCTGAACTGTCAGGAAATTTGATGAAATCAATGTTTTAGAAAAtcttttaggctgggtgtggtggctcatgcctgtaatcctagcactttggaaggctggagCTGACAgacagcttgagtccaggagttcgagaccagcctggtcaacatggtgaaaccccatttctacaaaaaatacaaaaattagctgggtgtggtggtatgcacctgtagtcctagctactcaggaggctgaggtggatcacctgagcttggaaaggttaaggctgcagtgagccatgaccatgccactgcactccagcctgggcaacagagtgacaccctgtctcaaaaacaaaaaacaaaaaaattataaaagaaaatttttagatGAACAAACTGTGCCCATGGTCATATTCAACCTGTAAATTAGCTCCTAGTTTTTATTACAACAtgatttatttaaagtaaatgtAAAAGTGGTTTCTTTCTAGGTTAGTCCTATAGATCCTCTGGATAGTCACAGTCATGTAAGGGTCACTGTACTCCAGGACCAGACGCCTCCttaacaaacacataaataacaTTACATAAAATGTGGCCAGGACTCTGACTAGAAGAGTAACTCCAATGAACTTAACATACATAAACTcatatatttttccctttcctttactAGTAAAAACTCCTGTTGAAAAATGATCTTTCTGAAAAACAGTCACCtgcggttaaaaaaaaaattactcccaAAAGCAGTTACTCTGAAACAGTAGCAATATATCAGTTCTAACAACACAATTGAGACAAAAGTCTAAAGCACAATTAGGCTGGCTATAGtggctctgggaggccaaggtgggaggactgcttgaggccaggagttcaaaaccagcctgggcaaaatagtgacacacacacacacgtgcactgggtatggtggtataccaggaggcagaggcaagaggatcccttgagcccaggagttcaaagttgcagtgggctgtgatcacaacactgtactctagcctgggtgtcagagtgagaccctaactcaaaaaataaaataaaataaagcacaatTACCCTGTGAGCTTCTGATTGGGATGGTAGAAAAAAGCTCTGGATCAAGAAAGAAGCCTAAGGCAAATAAATTATCTATCATAGAATCAATGCCTTTTACCTCACTTGGGCTACAGAGATGAAGGTTTAGGCCACTTTGGATTAATTTCCAACTTTTCCTTAAGTTCCTACTATTGTTCAGGCCACTTTTGATTAATTTCCAACTTTTCCTTAAGTTCCTACTATTGTTCAGGGCTCTAGAGTGGCCTAATTATGGTTCTTTTCCTGGGAAAAGCAGACCACGGCAGACATTCCAAAGTGAAATCAGAACCAGAGCTAGGGTGAGAAGTGGGAGACAAAAGACTGGCTTGTAGTTTTAGGTACCTGCACACTTTCAGATTTATTGGACAGGTCAAACATACCATACTCTAGGTCTAAGAGGCAGGTCTGACAGACATTCTTCAATTTACTGCAGGTTTGGCACACTTCAGTCTTCTTGAAACGCATGCGGACTCCAGGGCACCAGCGAAACACTGTGAATGGCCTGGCACAGATCTGCAACACAAAGCAAGAGCCATAGAATGTCAATGGTCCTGATCTGGGCAATCTGGAGATCTGATAACAACGGGGCATTCAAAAAAGGATCCCTGAATGTAGGGTTCAGAAGAGACCTTAGCAATCACCTAGTTGATTTGATGTTTCAATACAATTTTCAGCATCCTTCTCCAGCAAAAATTCAGAGTACAGAAATGAAATAGACTAAAGGTCAAAGTTCTTCCCATCCTAGAGCTAAGCACCAATAATAATCTGAACCTTAATCTTTTttagggggagtggggagtgtcATGTAATTTTTTGAGAATCTTCTGACAAGAATGACCTTCCTCCTCAGCTAAAATGCTCGTGTGGACAGTCATACACCACCTGGTATACAAACTCCTTCAATGCCCATCCACTGATACCGTAAGAATCTCTACATTAGAGGGTTCATTTTCTTACTTCCCACATAAACAGTTGCCAGCCAATGAATATATCAGTAATACATAAAAAGCTGTATAGCACTGATTTTTACTGGAAGACTTCAAAACTTAGTAAGCTGAAGGCTAATttggtagagaaaagaaaaataaaacagaaatcattACTCTTTAACAGACATACTTACTTTGCATTCCTTCCCATACTTTTCTTTGgtctataatagaaaaaaaaatagaaaagaactggagttacagaaagaaaaaagccagatGTCTACTCTTTCCTTAAACATAACCCAAGAAATATGTCTGGAAATCCCTGGCATcctagagagagaaaaacaacaacaacaacaaaaaccaaaacccaacCTTTTTTGGGAAGAGGGTAGGGAACATACTATAACAACATATTATAAGTTATAACATCTCAAGAGTATACGGATCTGGGCTGggtggcagtggctcacgcctgtaatcccaacactttgagaggccaaggtggaaggatcgcttgagcccaggagttccagactagcctgggcaacatagcgagacgctgtctctacagaaaaaaaaaaaaaaaaaatagagtatatGCATCTAATACTAGGTAAGTGAATGTCTTTCCACAGCCACAACTCTTAGGTTCATTTTGGCTCCCAAGTTCACTCCCAAGAACTAACATTCCTAATGCTTTCCACAATCCCTACATCAGAGAGGATACAGCTATGGCCCACCCACTTTACAAAGTTTAGTCAAAAGGTAGCTACTGTAGACTTGCCCTGTGCCAATGCCCGGGATATAGTAAATGTTCTGTTTAAACAGAACTATTCAAACATCTTGAACCATTCAAACATCGTGAACATACTAACATATCAACACCTCTACGACTACACAATAATACAGCCCTAACCTAATTATTGTTAACTGGTTCTAATTTCACCCTTGTTTGTAAGAAAGGGGGAATGCTTACTTTAAAGAGATAAAGTACACTGGCCAAAAGGCATTTGACCAGGAGTCAGGAAACCTAGTTTCTACTTCTGGTTCTCCTCCTATCATGCTGACATTCCTAGAGCCAGAATATCTGAACTTAAATCCCAGCTCCATTCCTTACTATTGTATGAAAAGACACAAACGCTCTCACCTTCTGGTCAACAGACCTATTTCCTAGGtaaatgctcaacaaatactAGCTATCGTTATTACCCCTACATTACAGGAGTGTTACCGGATTCGTAAGAGAATACACATGACAGTTCTTTGCAAGTCGTCCAGCACTTCGCGTTAGTAAAAGAGCATCATTTTTTCTGCTTGTCTAAGAGAAACACTTCACAGTGTGCAAGTACCACAACATCGACAGGACATGAATAACTCGTTTCACACGCGATCACTCACCATTCGGATATATGGGTTTTCTCCAAGACATGTCTGGCACAGAATGGGGAAGTCCTGGTGAAAATGGGAAATCTGGTTGAGGACCACCCTCCGAAGACCCTGACACCTCAGTGACACTTGGGGTGGCGAGGGGGCGGGAAGCGAGGGTGGGGAACTAGGCACGGCAGGAACCCGAAGTCCATCACGACCCGATGGCGGGAGGGAGCGCTGTCTGCACTTCCGGCAGGCGGcgggagaaaagaaaaccagctcTAATAGGCTGGAGGGGGCAGGGATGGAAAGGGTGCCGGTCCCGGGACCCTGGCTAAGCCCCCTCCCTTCAAGCCTGCAGGAGGATCGCCCTCCGCCCTCCTGCTCCGGCCAAGCTAGGCCGCCGCGCTGGCTCCTCCCCGGAATTCCTTCGGCCGCGCCGCAGGCCCTGTCCTGCCAGCTTGCAAGGTGCGCGGCTTCGCCTCCTCCTTCCATCCTCCTCCGGCAGGCACACTCACCGCATCCTCCCAGTTCTGCCTGTTGTAGGTGTTGGAACCCAGAGAGGTCGCCATCTTGAGAGCGTCCGGAGGTAGCTGTAGCTTCCGAATTGGGACAGCGGACCGCCACAATCCCGTCAAGCCCCGAGGCTAGCGCCGCGGCGGTCGGCGTCTTATTTACGCGTCTAGTGCTTCTTCCGGGGCGGGGCCTTTGCGTCATGACGTCGCCCGCTCTTGGAATTAATAAGCTTAACAGTTGGGGTCCTGGTATAATGCACCTGGATGCTTCCTTCGAGTTTTTGCCTGCTTGGAATGAAGGGCCACACGTAcagttgatttatttaaaaattgggcGAAAGAATAAAGGAAGACGTAGTGCATCAGAGGCTGGGGTTAAAATAGCGTTCGCTACCACTGAGGCGCTTATTATGCCAAACTCTGGGCGAAAGCCTTGCGGTTCCAGTGTCTTATTTATTCTCATAACCTCTCTGTAGGGCTGCCAGATTCtgattctgtctctctctctctctctctctctgtctctcacacgcACGAATTACAGAACGTCTAAAGTTGAATTTCAGATTAACCGCGAATcgctttttaattataaatatatttggtaCCTACTTGTCCTAAAGTAGGATTCGTGGTTGATCTGAAATTCACATCACTTAACCAAtcgtcctgtattttatctggtaaCTCTACCCTGTAGGCAAGTATGATGATCCCTCTTTTATAGAAAGGAAAACAGGTTTCGAGAGATTAACCTAATCTCTCCTGATTTAGCTCCTGGTTGTGGAGCTAAAAAGTGGTGAAGCCACAAATTCATTAGTACTGTTTCATTTCCAGCTTCTGAAATGACAAGGGTCTTATGAATCAACATatgcattatttgatttttggAATAACTTATAACCACTCCGCTAATATTTTATGAGTTTCAAGCCATTCTGGTACCACTTTCATACTTATCGTGTCATCAAGCTAtctaacacatttatttaaatcacctcattaaaaaaaaggttgatttaaagtataatttacataaagtttTATCCTTTTTAGTTTTGAATTTTGTACATACATTCACTTACAAATATGGAATTGTCTGTCATCCCCAAAGTTCCCTTGTTTCTGTAGTTAGTCCACTTATCCCATACTCAAACCATGGCAATCACTAATCTGTGTTCCGTccctagttttgccttttccagaatgtcatataaatggaatcctgtATATCCTTTtggatctgattttttttcacttagtattttgtagttgagattcatccatattattACATGTATCAATAATTTCTTCCTTTGTATTACTGAGTAGAATGCCATTGCATGGATATATCATACAATTCACTTGCCagttgctggacatttgggttgttcccagATTTTAGTGACTATAAATAAAACCAttataaacattcacatacagATCGTTGTATGGACATTGGTTTTCATTTTGCTTGTGTAAATACCTTAGAGTGAGATTATTTGATCATATGGTAAGtatatcttttcctttataaGAAAGTCCTTGGGTTTatctgagcttcttggatctgtgatttgttgtcttttattatatttggaaaattctcaagtATCATCTCTTCAGACAGTCTTCTGCCTGGTTTCTACATCTGTGACTCCAATTTCACGTGTCTTGTGAGGAGTGCAAGGTCAGAAATAACAGAGTCCACATACATTTGTTTTTCCACAATGCCAGACTTTTACTGATGCTATTTCAATCACAAAAGCCACGAACTACATGGAGTTTCCAAGAAAGCAATTCTCCTTAGTACTTCCCACTCACTCAGCACTCAAGAGTCTTGGACACACAGGCTCAAGGCACTCCACAGGTCAATCAATATTGCAAATCATGCATAATGGTATACTTAATCAACATATATATTATAGAGTGAACATTCcacaaacaaaataacatttaacATTAAGAGAAAAGAGATAGGACCCCTTTCTCCTTTAAGTTTGGAGCCCTCAGAAttatctcctttccttcctttttccctctttcctccccccaattttttttttaatctttgtgggACATGACTTCTAGGAATGAGCCTTCCTAGCAACATGGGACATGACTTCCTAGGAATGAGCCTTCCTAGCAACGTGGGACCTGAATTTCCTGGAATAAATCATCCTAGCAACAAGAAACCAGctcaaaaaaggaggaaaaagcagCCTGAGACCAGGAACACATATtccttttaaaatgctttctccaaaagatgttaaagaaaaaaagggggaaatgtgaaaggaaattaaatcttgGACCCCAAACTCATTaagccaaagagaaaagtcaagtTGCGAAGTGGGTCACACAAACCTGCCTCCCGcttttggttcctaaataagatggctaCAAGATGGAAAACTACATGCCTCCCCcatattttgcccacaaggaaattcctagtgaggaattttactttcctaggaaggaaaaaagaaaagagaagaaaaaatatatatagggaCTAGGCCAGATTTATAGCAACAAAAGGAAAGCAAACCTGGAAGCTGAGTCAGGCTTCATTACTGCCCCAATTAAAGCAATTCTCTGGGCAATCATTACCTTAGCCCTTTCGGTTGCACATTGACTTATTTGCAAACACATACTATAACAACATTGTAAGCAGAAACAGGACAGAACATAAATTATTCCTCCTATTATAAGCAATAGCTTCTGCCACTAAATTCCCCAGGATCCAAACCAACCACTCAAGCAATGGATTAGTGAGGATTTTGGATCTGACAGTTGATTATCTGGGTTTTCATATCGGTCATAAGTCAGGTTATGTTCTTTGATTCATCTGGAATATACACACAACATTTCAGTTTTTATGGTGGCACAGGTTCCCCTTGTGCTGCCGTGAGTATATCTAAAGCCACATAGTTTTGCAACACAGCTTTCCTCATAAGCATGACCTCATTGCTTAGCAAAGAGGTACTCATGCAGCTACCATTTAGGGCCTTTGGGTGTAATTCGTTAAGGCCTCTATATGCCATATAACATCTTCGATGCCTATCTGTGGTACAAAGATTGAAGCTAAGTGATCATACCACTGGAATACCAAACATGTCCAATGAGAttgtaaatgaaaaacatttgctGGTTTTGGAAGGGTCTGAATTACTGGGCAACATATGGGGGAGGCATGTAGCTTTTCATCTTGTAGCCATCTTTTATTTAGGAGCCAAAAGCAGGAGGCAGGTTTGTGTGACCCAGTTCCCAGCtcgacttttccctttggcttaatgagtttggggtcccaagaCTTAATTTCCTTTCACAATATATATTATccatattttccttctctttttttcgagatgggggtctcactttgtcacccaggcatgatcatagctcactgttacCTGGAATTCTtggattcaagggatcctccagtctcagcctcgcaagtagctgggactatagaagCAGGCCAcggtgcccggctaatttttaacttttttgtagagacagggtctcaccacgttgcccaagctggtctcggaactcctgggctcaagtgattctccagccttggcctcccaaagtgctgggattacaagtgtgagccatggcacctggctccATATTTTCCACCAGATTTTTTAACATTGTAGGGGCCAACAGAAAAGTTCCCCTTTGCCCTCTTAAGATTCACTGAAAATTAACTagcaaaaggcagattaataggagaaaagacatacaaatttatttgatcatagttttacgtgacacaggagccttcagaatgaagacccaaatgGGAAATTGTCCATTTATATGCctaggttcaacaaagtatggacagcTATGTAGAAATAggattggacaaaaagggtacTGATTTAGTGctaatagactgagtggggaaacccagtgaggcctgtctgtctagattcttgGCCTCTCTAggcagcattccttccttctgggtatggACAGGACCCTCTTtggaatgggggtcttatgacctacaatcTAAAACAAAGTAGCTCAGATAATTTCTTCAGagccagtttttacacagaaaagCAAGGGGGAAGTTagagtagtgtttttttttttttttttgagacagagtcttgctctgtcatccaggctggagtgcaatggtgcgatctc is a window of Pongo pygmaeus isolate AG05252 chromosome 4, NHGRI_mPonPyg2-v2.0_pri, whole genome shotgun sequence DNA encoding:
- the RBM22 gene encoding pre-mRNA-splicing factor RBM22, which codes for MATSLGSNTYNRQNWEDADFPILCQTCLGENPYIRMTKEKYGKECKICARPFTVFRWCPGVRMRFKKTEVCQTCSKLKNVCQTCLLDLEYGLPIQVRDAGLSFKDDMPKSDVNKEYYTQNMEREISNSDGTRPVGMLGKATSTSDMLLKLARTTPYYKRNRPHICSFWVKGECKRGEECPYRHEKPTDPDDPLADQNIKDRYYGINDPVADKLLKRASTMPRLDPPEDKTITTLYVGGLGDTITETDLRNHFYQFGEIRTITVVQRQQCAFIQFATRQAAEVAAEKSFNKLIVNGRRLNVKWGRSQAARGKEKEKDGTTDSGIKLEPVPGLPGALPPPPAAEEEASANYFNLPPSGPPAVVNIALPPPPGIAPPPPPGFGPHMFHPMGPPPPFMRAPGPIHYPSQDPQRMGAHAGKHSSP